Proteins encoded within one genomic window of Haladaptatus sp. QDMS2:
- a CDS encoding class I SAM-dependent methyltransferase, with protein sequence MNPLYALLHRMFARPRGRLGRLGGRLMASSSTESTAWTLSLLDPEPADSVLEIGFGPGLGVESALARVFDGHVVGVDPSRPMVEQAAARNEQALATGRTSLCRGDVEALPFEADTFECAFSTNSMQVWPDAQAGLKEIRRVCKPDGTVALSFSTHSGLSRDAAVETVSASELEFVDVVETADAFCVLGRVGDP encoded by the coding sequence ATGAATCCTCTGTACGCGCTCCTCCACCGGATGTTCGCCCGCCCGCGTGGCCGACTCGGCCGCCTCGGCGGCCGCCTGATGGCGTCGTCCAGCACTGAGAGCACAGCGTGGACGCTGTCGCTACTCGACCCGGAACCCGCCGATTCGGTCCTCGAAATTGGGTTCGGGCCGGGTCTCGGCGTCGAAAGCGCACTCGCCCGCGTCTTCGACGGGCACGTCGTTGGGGTGGACCCGTCCCGTCCCATGGTCGAACAGGCCGCTGCCCGCAACGAGCAAGCCCTGGCCACTGGACGAACAAGTCTGTGTCGAGGCGACGTTGAGGCGCTCCCCTTCGAAGCCGACACGTTCGAGTGCGCCTTCAGCACCAACTCGATGCAAGTGTGGCCCGACGCGCAGGCGGGGCTGAAAGAGATTCGGCGCGTCTGTAAACCCGACGGGACGGTGGCGCTCTCGTTTTCCACGCACAGCGGGCTGTCGCGCGATGCGGCAGTCGAGACGGTTTCAGCGAGCGAGCTCGAATTTGTCGACGTGGTTGAGACGGCGGACGCGTTCTGCGTGCTGGGGCGGGTGGGGGACCCGTAG
- a CDS encoding thioredoxin domain-containing protein yields the protein MDDPTGRNRLSEEESPYLRQHAENPVNWQPWDDDALDAARERDVPIFLSIGYSACHWCHVMEEESFEDEEVAELMNEKFVPIKVDREERPDLDRIYQTIGQLVTAHGGWPLSVWLTPQGKPFYVGTYFPKEPRGQMPGFLDLLDNIAHSWETDREEIENRATQWTAALTDELEDVPDQPGEAPGPDFLEMAANAALRGADREHGGFGSSGPKFPQTTRLDLLFRAYERTGRDAYREVALENLDAMTSGGLYDHVGGGFHRYVVDQTWTVPHFEKMLYDNAEIPRALLWGYQVTGNERYADVVRETFEFVERELTHDEGGFFSTLDAQSEGEEGKFYVWTRQQVRDAVEDEAAANVFIDRFGVTKRGNFEGTTVLGLAKSIADIAEKYDLSEAEVEEKIEEAREQVFAARADRVRPARDEKVLASWNGMMISAFAEGGLVLADQYTHTAERALAFVKRHLWDAETQTLSRRFKDGDVKGDGYLEDYAFLGRGAFDLYQATGDVAHLAFALELARAIDREFWDEERGALYFTPESGEALVTRPQELGDQSTPSSVGVALSLFQSLSHFAPDEDFGEKAERVIETHSSKIQANPLQYGTLGLAADRVGTGDLELTVVADDLPAVWRARIVETYLPNRILARRPASDAELDAWLSELGLDETPSIWADRTQRDGEPTIYVCRSFTCSPPQTDIEAALDWVDELGNDA from the coding sequence ATGGACGACCCCACCGGACGCAACCGCCTGTCGGAAGAGGAGAGTCCGTACCTCCGACAACACGCGGAAAACCCCGTGAACTGGCAGCCGTGGGACGACGACGCCCTCGACGCGGCCCGCGAGCGCGACGTGCCCATCTTCCTCTCTATTGGCTACTCGGCGTGTCACTGGTGTCACGTCATGGAGGAGGAGAGTTTCGAGGACGAGGAGGTGGCCGAACTGATGAACGAGAAGTTCGTGCCCATCAAAGTAGACCGCGAGGAGCGCCCGGACTTAGACCGCATCTACCAGACCATCGGGCAACTCGTGACCGCCCACGGCGGGTGGCCGCTTTCCGTCTGGCTCACCCCGCAGGGCAAACCGTTCTACGTCGGGACGTACTTCCCGAAAGAGCCACGCGGCCAGATGCCGGGCTTCCTCGACCTGCTCGACAACATCGCTCACTCGTGGGAGACAGACCGCGAAGAAATCGAGAATCGGGCGACTCAGTGGACGGCGGCGCTCACCGACGAACTCGAAGACGTGCCCGACCAACCCGGGGAAGCGCCCGGCCCGGACTTCCTCGAAATGGCCGCGAACGCCGCGCTCCGGGGCGCAGACCGCGAGCACGGCGGGTTCGGGAGCAGCGGGCCGAAGTTTCCCCAGACCACGCGGCTTGACCTTCTGTTCCGGGCGTACGAGCGAACCGGGCGGGATGCCTACCGCGAGGTGGCACTCGAAAATCTCGACGCGATGACTTCTGGTGGCCTCTACGACCACGTCGGCGGCGGGTTCCACCGCTACGTCGTCGACCAAACGTGGACCGTCCCGCACTTCGAGAAGATGCTCTACGACAACGCGGAGATTCCGCGTGCCCTGCTCTGGGGCTATCAGGTGACGGGCAACGAGCGATACGCCGACGTGGTGCGAGAGACGTTCGAATTCGTCGAGCGCGAACTCACCCACGACGAAGGTGGCTTCTTCAGCACGCTCGACGCCCAGAGCGAGGGTGAAGAGGGCAAGTTCTACGTCTGGACGCGACAGCAGGTTCGAGACGCCGTCGAGGACGAGGCGGCGGCGAACGTTTTCATCGACCGCTTTGGCGTCACGAAACGCGGGAACTTCGAGGGGACGACGGTGCTCGGCCTCGCAAAGAGCATCGCAGACATCGCAGAGAAGTACGACCTCTCCGAAGCCGAGGTCGAGGAGAAAATCGAGGAGGCCCGCGAGCAGGTGTTCGCCGCCCGCGCAGACCGTGTCCGCCCGGCCCGCGACGAGAAAGTCCTGGCTAGCTGGAACGGCATGATGATTTCGGCGTTCGCGGAAGGCGGCCTCGTCCTCGCAGACCAGTACACGCACACCGCAGAACGCGCCCTCGCCTTCGTCAAGCGACACCTCTGGGACGCGGAGACGCAGACGCTCTCCCGGCGGTTCAAGGACGGCGATGTGAAGGGCGACGGCTACCTCGAAGACTACGCCTTCCTCGGGCGAGGGGCCTTCGACCTGTACCAGGCGACGGGCGACGTGGCGCATCTCGCGTTCGCCCTCGAACTGGCCCGCGCCATCGACCGCGAGTTCTGGGACGAGGAACGGGGCGCGCTCTACTTCACTCCCGAATCCGGCGAAGCCCTCGTCACCCGACCGCAGGAACTCGGCGACCAGTCTACTCCCTCGTCCGTGGGCGTTGCCCTCTCGCTGTTCCAGTCGCTCTCCCACTTCGCCCCCGACGAGGACTTCGGCGAGAAGGCAGAACGCGTCATCGAAACCCACTCGTCGAAGATTCAGGCGAATCCGCTCCAGTACGGCACCCTCGGCCTCGCGGCCGACCGTGTCGGCACGGGCGACCTCGAACTGACCGTGGTCGCCGACGACCTTCCAGCGGTGTGGCGAGCGCGTATCGTCGAGACCTATTTGCCGAACCGCATCCTCGCCCGCAGACCGGCGTCGGACGCGGAACTGGACGCCTGGCTCTCCGAACTCGGACTGGACGAGACGCCGTCAATCTGGGCCGACCGAACCCAGCGCGACGGCGAACCCACCATCTACGTCTGCCGGTCGTTCACCTGCTCGCCGCCCCAGACGGACATCGAGGCGGCCCTCGACTGGGTGGACGAACTCGGAAACGACGCGTAG
- a CDS encoding universal stress protein → MTFLVPFDGSSLAEAALVRAVEFAKVFDEKVVAVSIIPLDDETYAQEKGWLATGDPFDRHAIVAHLHEQVTDLAPTVDFSHEFVGRYASSGSIALAIRKAAKEFDTSMLFIGSENAGRLVNSLASVGSQVTADQDYDVVIVRDRTPAKIERLKRVSPFRKEKSDFYLSQ, encoded by the coding sequence ATGACGTTTCTTGTTCCGTTCGACGGGTCGTCACTCGCCGAGGCCGCACTCGTTCGGGCGGTGGAGTTCGCGAAAGTGTTCGACGAGAAAGTGGTCGCCGTGAGCATCATCCCCCTCGACGACGAGACGTACGCACAGGAAAAAGGATGGCTCGCGACGGGCGACCCATTCGACCGTCACGCCATCGTGGCTCACCTGCACGAGCAAGTGACCGACCTCGCGCCGACGGTCGATTTCTCCCATGAGTTCGTCGGCCGGTACGCCTCCTCGGGGAGCATCGCCCTTGCCATCAGGAAAGCCGCAAAGGAGTTCGACACCTCGATGCTGTTTATCGGGAGCGAGAACGCTGGCCGCCTCGTTAACTCGCTCGCGAGCGTCGGGAGTCAGGTCACCGCAGACCAGGATTACGACGTGGTCATCGTGAGAGACCGGACGCCGGCGAAAATCGAGCGCCTGAAGCGCGTTTCACCGTTTAGGAAAGAGAAATCAGACTTCTACCTCTCGCAATAA
- a CDS encoding thioredoxin family protein, translating to METMSPNPVWDAESYPSTVETFAALGDELTIRVWGGDWCGDCRNQLPDFAAAMQAAGIPDENLHEYPVDNDKQGELTDEYGIEYIPTIVVEKDGKEVARYVEQERQPAAVYLAEQLQKQL from the coding sequence ATGGAAACGATGTCACCGAACCCCGTCTGGGACGCGGAGTCCTACCCCTCCACCGTCGAGACGTTCGCGGCGCTCGGCGACGAACTCACGATTCGCGTCTGGGGCGGCGACTGGTGTGGCGACTGCCGGAACCAACTGCCCGACTTCGCCGCTGCCATGCAAGCCGCAGGCATCCCCGACGAGAACCTCCACGAGTACCCCGTGGACAATGACAAACAGGGCGAACTCACCGACGAGTACGGGATCGAGTACATCCCGACCATCGTCGTCGAGAAAGACGGCAAGGAGGTCGCCCGCTACGTCGAGCAGGAACGACAACCGGCGGCCGTCTATCTCGCAGAGCAGCTGCAAAAACAGTTGTAA
- a CDS encoding metallophosphoesterase → MSTASKSPASRMNRRDAPQQPSRRPTPAHPHEAAGPLFARFARPRTATETTLAIISDVHLSTRESGSWKVYHRTEQRLETAIADINGRGVDGVVFTGDLTENGERGDFERVADLVSKLDPPAVAVPGNHDVPKEFDHHESATLEWFEETFTPGGLPFETRIGGIDVVGLDSATGPGDSLSDTHKGKISAAQVAWLDEVLDGAICPLVVMHHNLPGMLDLTGGVSWRSSFPMLDYDPLVEVLETHDVPLTLSGHLHIPAVARTERVNELICPALSSFPQGYLLVTVNGEGTTVRYVPVADPEGTAEAYMLAQDYSDRSKAVAELTQHHLDSLPLYDDFA, encoded by the coding sequence ATGTCCACCGCATCTAAGTCACCAGCAAGCCGCATGAACCGCCGGGACGCACCCCAGCAACCGAGCCGGCGACCGACACCCGCCCACCCGCACGAAGCCGCAGGGCCGCTGTTTGCCCGCTTTGCGCGACCACGAACGGCCACCGAGACGACCCTCGCGATTATTTCAGACGTCCACCTCTCGACTCGCGAGTCCGGCAGTTGGAAGGTGTACCACCGAACCGAACAGCGCCTCGAAACCGCCATCGCCGACATCAACGGTCGTGGCGTGGACGGCGTCGTGTTCACGGGTGACCTGACGGAGAACGGCGAGCGAGGGGACTTCGAGCGCGTCGCCGACCTCGTTTCGAAACTGGACCCGCCAGCCGTCGCCGTCCCCGGAAATCACGACGTGCCAAAGGAGTTCGACCACCACGAGTCCGCCACGCTCGAGTGGTTCGAAGAGACGTTCACGCCCGGCGGATTGCCGTTCGAGACGCGCATCGGCGGCATAGACGTCGTCGGACTCGATTCTGCGACGGGCCCCGGCGACTCCCTCAGCGATACGCACAAGGGCAAAATTTCTGCCGCGCAGGTGGCGTGGCTCGACGAGGTGTTAGACGGTGCCATCTGTCCGCTCGTCGTGATGCACCACAACCTCCCGGGGATGCTCGACCTGACCGGCGGCGTCTCCTGGCGCTCGTCGTTCCCGATGCTCGACTACGACCCGCTCGTCGAAGTGCTCGAAACGCACGACGTTCCCCTCACGCTCTCTGGTCACCTGCACATCCCCGCCGTCGCCCGGACCGAGCGCGTGAACGAACTCATCTGTCCCGCACTCTCTTCGTTCCCGCAGGGCTATCTGCTGGTGACGGTGAATGGGGAGGGCACCACCGTCAGGTACGTCCCCGTCGCAGACCCCGAGGGAACCGCAGAGGCGTACATGCTCGCGCAGGACTACTCCGACCGAAGCAAAGCCGTTGCCGAGTTGACACAGCACCACCTCGACTCGCTGCCGCTGTACGACGATTTCGCGTGA
- a CDS encoding RimK family alpha-L-glutamate ligase, with product MGISYWPVGGNQTKQRVFRRLGERVEVTFLDPSADHPDLVAHEFDLYHLAKRRTESIRDLHRAARAGVPTLNPPAAVAQSSDRVATLDALRRGGIPVPDYQYNAATDVTFDPPYIIKTRHETDDGAHDHDVVLTGRPAFDGVKLVQEYVLATRHLKVYRVGATVRVVELGLVRGAVRGELEPTPALVALTEHVAALTGLSLFEVDVLDGHEPLVVDVNPVVSLAGVADAESVYLDYLLASLAKTEHAQNPMRATASLD from the coding sequence GTGGGAATCTCGTACTGGCCAGTCGGTGGTAACCAGACCAAACAGCGGGTCTTCCGTCGGTTGGGCGAGCGAGTTGAGGTCACGTTCCTCGACCCGTCCGCAGACCATCCCGACCTTGTAGCCCACGAGTTCGACCTCTACCACCTCGCAAAACGTCGCACCGAGTCGATTCGAGACCTCCACCGGGCCGCTCGCGCCGGCGTCCCCACCCTGAATCCGCCAGCCGCCGTGGCCCAGTCGAGCGACCGAGTGGCGACGCTCGATGCGCTTCGCCGCGGGGGTATTCCGGTCCCCGACTATCAGTACAACGCGGCGACGGACGTGACGTTCGACCCGCCGTACATCATCAAGACGCGCCACGAAACCGACGACGGGGCCCACGACCACGACGTCGTGCTCACCGGGAGACCCGCATTCGACGGGGTCAAACTCGTCCAGGAATACGTCCTCGCGACGCGCCACCTGAAGGTGTATCGCGTCGGAGCGACCGTGCGCGTCGTCGAACTCGGCCTCGTTCGCGGCGCGGTTCGCGGCGAACTCGAACCGACGCCTGCACTCGTCGCGCTGACTGAGCACGTCGCGGCGCTCACGGGGCTTTCGCTGTTCGAAGTCGATGTCCTCGACGGGCACGAACCCCTGGTCGTCGACGTGAATCCGGTCGTCAGTCTCGCCGGCGTTGCTGATGCTGAGTCGGTGTATCTCGACTACCTGCTCGCGTCGCTCGCGAAAACAGAACACGCGCAGAATCCGATGCGGGCGACGGCGAGTCTCGACTGA
- a CDS encoding PLP-dependent cysteine synthase family protein codes for MKDSILDTVGTPLVRIRSPPGSIIATKLESFNPGGSAKDRPAISMIRAAERAGILEPDSHIVEPTSGNTGIGIALACAALGYDLTIVMPASKSKERRQLMKAYGATLELVEGEMVDARERADQLTERAGYVQLGQFENEANPEAHYRTTAEEILRDVGDRTIDAFVAAVGTGGTITGTATRLREEFPDMDVVAVEPAENAVLSTGEAGSDDYQGMGPGFVSDLLDLDLLDSVETVELADAEDECRRLARSEGILVGQSSGAAAVAARRIAERIADPQADCLAASTDGGTPDADCPLVVTVFPDSGERYLSTGLFD; via the coding sequence ATGAAAGACAGTATTCTGGATACTGTCGGGACCCCTCTCGTTCGGATTCGCTCCCCACCGGGCTCCATCATCGCGACCAAGTTGGAGTCGTTCAATCCCGGTGGCTCCGCGAAGGACCGCCCGGCCATCTCGATGATTCGGGCGGCAGAACGAGCGGGCATCCTCGAACCCGACTCGCACATCGTCGAACCGACCAGCGGCAACACCGGCATCGGCATTGCCCTCGCCTGCGCCGCGCTCGGCTACGACCTCACCATCGTCATGCCCGCCTCGAAATCGAAAGAACGCCGCCAGTTGATGAAGGCCTACGGCGCGACCCTCGAACTCGTCGAAGGCGAAATGGTCGACGCCCGCGAGCGCGCAGACCAGCTCACCGAACGGGCGGGCTACGTCCAACTCGGCCAGTTCGAAAACGAAGCTAACCCGGAAGCCCACTACCGGACCACGGCCGAAGAAATTCTGCGAGACGTAGGCGACCGGACGATAGACGCCTTCGTCGCCGCGGTGGGTACGGGTGGCACCATCACTGGCACCGCGACGCGCCTGCGCGAGGAGTTCCCCGACATGGACGTCGTCGCCGTCGAACCCGCGGAGAACGCCGTCCTCTCGACGGGCGAAGCCGGCAGCGACGACTATCAGGGCATGGGTCCGGGTTTCGTGAGCGACCTCCTCGACCTCGACCTCCTCGACTCGGTGGAGACGGTCGAACTCGCCGACGCAGAAGACGAGTGTCGAAGACTGGCCCGGTCTGAGGGCATCCTCGTCGGCCAGTCGAGTGGCGCGGCCGCCGTCGCAGCCCGTCGCATCGCCGAACGAATCGCCGACCCACAGGCCGATTGTCTCGCCGCTTCGACCGACGGCGGCACCCCGGACGCGGACTGCCCGCTCGTCGTCACGGTGTTCCCCGACAGCGGCGAACGCTACCTCTCGACCGGCCTGTTCGACTGA
- a CDS encoding alpha/beta hydrolase yields MRRRTDLDAQVREVLAEFEVQGIPPWHAISVEAARALEDELFSAGSGPEVGRVQHLGIPRRDGPGTIPIRTYHPDPAAPEDPPILVFYHGGLWAMGTLDSADDLARNLAARVGALLISVEYRLAPEHPFPAGLEDAYAAFEWAREHGASLGGDPARVGVVGSSSGGNLAAAVALWARDERRNVAVQGLLYPILRSDFETGSYEENADAPLLTRDAIAHYFDRYVRSEVDRAHPFVAPLLSADLSNVAPAVIVTAGHDPLRDDGFAYAERLSEAGVEVAHRNEPAMCHSFLSLADDVDRAAKTFEAVTAELRARL; encoded by the coding sequence ATGCGCAGACGAACGGACCTCGACGCTCAGGTACGCGAGGTTCTCGCTGAGTTCGAAGTACAGGGCATCCCGCCGTGGCACGCGATATCCGTGGAGGCCGCGAGAGCGCTGGAAGACGAACTGTTCTCGGCGGGCAGTGGCCCTGAAGTCGGGCGCGTCCAACACCTCGGCATCCCACGGCGGGATGGCCCGGGAACCATCCCGATTCGGACCTACCATCCAGACCCAGCAGCCCCAGAGGACCCGCCGATTCTCGTCTTTTACCACGGCGGTCTCTGGGCGATGGGCACGCTCGATTCGGCGGACGACCTCGCGAGGAATCTGGCTGCACGAGTCGGTGCACTCCTCATCTCCGTCGAGTATCGACTCGCACCGGAACACCCGTTCCCCGCGGGTCTCGAAGACGCCTACGCCGCGTTCGAGTGGGCCAGAGAGCACGGAGCGTCTCTCGGCGGCGACCCAGCGCGCGTCGGCGTCGTCGGCTCCAGCTCCGGCGGTAATTTGGCCGCGGCGGTTGCACTCTGGGCGCGCGACGAGCGTCGGAACGTCGCCGTGCAAGGGCTGTTGTATCCCATTCTTCGGTCCGACTTCGAGACTGGCTCCTACGAGGAAAACGCGGATGCGCCACTGCTGACGCGCGACGCCATCGCCCACTACTTCGACCGGTACGTCAGAAGCGAGGTGGACAGGGCACATCCATTCGTCGCACCTCTTTTGTCCGCAGACCTCTCGAACGTCGCCCCAGCGGTCATCGTGACGGCCGGCCACGACCCGCTGCGCGACGACGGATTCGCCTACGCCGAACGTCTCTCCGAAGCGGGCGTAGAGGTCGCACACCGCAATGAACCGGCGATGTGCCACAGTTTCCTGAGTCTGGCAGACGACGTAGACAGGGCCGCAAAAACGTTCGAGGCTGTTACCGCGGAACTCCGAGCCCGGCTCTAA
- a CDS encoding DUF5804 family protein encodes MTQVCIVGSPEVDLRYELLSRDTAREALSTYRLHQPYANSIAVDTISLGAAVSLMNDLNWYLVRFASLTLVTEPSVAEDEWLSRKLAKAIREGDVSREQSAEFVHIYGVKDGELTEPLAVERDGNLPDYDLADVDETVVVRVTEAEF; translated from the coding sequence ATGACGCAGGTGTGTATCGTCGGGTCGCCGGAGGTTGACCTCCGGTACGAACTGCTCTCGCGGGACACCGCCCGCGAGGCGCTCTCGACGTATCGGCTCCACCAGCCGTACGCGAACTCCATCGCCGTCGATACCATCTCGCTCGGCGCGGCCGTCTCGCTGATGAACGACCTGAACTGGTATCTCGTGCGCTTTGCCTCACTTACGCTCGTAACAGAACCGAGCGTCGCCGAAGACGAGTGGCTCTCGCGAAAACTGGCGAAGGCCATCCGCGAAGGTGACGTCAGCCGCGAGCAGTCGGCCGAATTCGTCCACATCTACGGCGTGAAAGACGGCGAGCTGACCGAACCACTCGCCGTGGAACGCGACGGAAACCTGCCCGACTACGACCTCGCCGACGTGGATGAAACGGTCGTCGTGCGAGTGACTGAAGCCGAATTTTAG
- a CDS encoding tRNA sulfurtransferase, with translation MNPPGADTVLVRYGDMGVKSPQVLGRMEQMLRDNIRALLSDRAIEGTVRKQHSRLFIDTTEEAIDAATDAACDAFGVVSASPVTVTDPTMDAMKSAVVEAAREVYTEGAFAVSARRAGEKSAHPFSSEDIEREVGTAVWEATEERFEPEVDLEQPDCELFVECRADHAYVYVEKRAGPGGLPLGTQDPVVALISGGIDSPVAAWELMKRGCPIIPVYFDFEEFGGVDHQARVVESVETLARYAPNFDMELRMVPAGKVARLLVDELQNTRMLSLRRFMFMVAEHVAREEHAVGIVTGEAIGQKSSQTGANLMTTTAATSLPVYRPLVTMDKPDIVERARALGTFTTANIEAGCNRIAPNRPETRASIGQVEAAEPDELSELAVEAAKKARRIALQTA, from the coding sequence ATGAATCCACCGGGAGCGGACACCGTCCTCGTCAGGTACGGCGATATGGGGGTGAAAAGTCCGCAGGTCCTCGGCCGCATGGAGCAGATGCTCCGTGACAACATCCGAGCCCTCCTCTCAGACCGCGCCATCGAGGGCACCGTTCGAAAGCAGCACTCTCGGCTCTTCATCGACACGACCGAAGAAGCGATAGACGCGGCCACCGACGCCGCCTGTGACGCCTTCGGCGTAGTCTCTGCGAGTCCCGTCACCGTCACCGACCCGACGATGGATGCGATGAAATCCGCCGTCGTCGAGGCCGCCCGCGAGGTATACACCGAGGGTGCGTTCGCCGTCAGCGCCCGCCGCGCAGGGGAGAAATCCGCCCACCCATTCTCCTCTGAAGACATCGAACGAGAGGTCGGGACTGCCGTCTGGGAGGCGACCGAGGAACGATTCGAACCGGAAGTGGACTTAGAACAGCCCGACTGTGAACTGTTCGTCGAGTGTCGCGCCGACCACGCCTACGTCTACGTCGAGAAGCGCGCGGGACCGGGTGGTCTCCCACTCGGAACGCAGGACCCCGTCGTCGCGCTCATCTCCGGCGGCATCGACTCGCCCGTCGCTGCGTGGGAACTCATGAAACGTGGGTGTCCCATCATCCCCGTCTACTTCGACTTCGAGGAGTTCGGCGGCGTGGACCATCAGGCACGAGTCGTCGAATCGGTCGAGACGCTCGCTCGCTACGCGCCGAACTTCGATATGGAACTGCGGATGGTTCCCGCTGGGAAGGTCGCCCGCCTGCTCGTAGACGAACTCCAGAACACCCGGATGCTGTCGCTTCGACGCTTTATGTTCATGGTCGCAGAGCACGTCGCCCGCGAGGAACACGCCGTCGGCATCGTCACCGGCGAGGCGATCGGGCAGAAGTCCAGTCAGACCGGCGCGAACCTCATGACGACGACGGCTGCGACGAGTCTACCAGTCTACCGGCCGCTCGTCACGATGGACAAACCGGACATCGTCGAACGCGCACGAGCACTCGGCACGTTCACCACCGCGAACATCGAAGCCGGGTGTAACCGTATCGCGCCGAATCGCCCAGAGACGCGTGCCAGCATCGGGCAGGTGGAGGCCGCAGAACCCGACGAGCTCTCCGAACTCGCCGTCGAGGCGGCGAAGAAGGCGCGACGCATCGCCCTGCAGACAGCGTAA
- a CDS encoding methionine adenosyltransferase: MTERNIRVEPIDRRAVEDQEVEIVERKGIGHPDSICDGVAEAVCQALANEYLTRVGKVLHYNTDETQLVAGNSAPKYGGGEVMNPIYLLIVGRATKIYEDEEKDEVIHIPTEKIALRAAREYLSAHFPEIDVGTDIIVDVKLGEGSGDLQSVFGEDNATIPMANDTSFGVGHAPLSETETIVLETERHLNGVYAADHRELGQDIKVMGKREGDHIDITVAAAMVDKYLEGLDDYIEAVNDVREYVTELASEYTDRSVEVYVNTADNYETGSVYLTVTGTSAEMGDDGSVGRGNRANGLITPNRSMSMEATSGKNPVNHIGKIYNLLSTQIAEDVVANVAGIRDLRIRLLSQIGKPIDQPHVADARLVTEEGVELEDIEADVRAIIDQRLANVTDVTRQVIDGELSTF, from the coding sequence ATGACAGAACGCAATATTCGCGTCGAACCGATCGATCGACGTGCAGTGGAAGACCAGGAGGTCGAAATCGTCGAGCGAAAAGGCATCGGCCACCCGGACTCCATCTGCGACGGCGTCGCCGAGGCAGTCTGCCAGGCGCTCGCCAACGAATACTTAACGCGTGTCGGAAAGGTCCTCCACTACAACACAGACGAGACGCAGTTAGTCGCTGGCAACTCGGCCCCGAAGTACGGTGGCGGCGAGGTCATGAATCCCATCTACCTGCTCATCGTCGGGCGGGCGACCAAGATTTACGAAGACGAGGAGAAAGACGAGGTCATCCACATTCCGACGGAGAAAATCGCCCTCCGCGCCGCCCGCGAGTACCTTTCAGCTCACTTCCCGGAAATCGACGTGGGGACGGACATCATCGTGGACGTGAAACTCGGCGAAGGCTCCGGCGACCTCCAGTCGGTGTTCGGCGAGGACAACGCCACAATTCCGATGGCCAACGACACCTCCTTCGGCGTCGGCCACGCGCCCCTCTCGGAAACCGAAACCATCGTCCTCGAAACCGAACGCCACCTGAACGGCGTCTACGCCGCGGACCACCGCGAACTCGGCCAGGACATTAAGGTGATGGGCAAACGCGAGGGCGACCACATCGACATCACCGTCGCCGCCGCGATGGTGGACAAGTATCTCGAAGGCTTAGACGACTACATCGAGGCCGTAAACGACGTCCGCGAGTACGTCACCGAACTCGCGAGCGAGTACACGGACCGCTCTGTCGAGGTCTACGTCAACACCGCAGACAACTACGAGACTGGGTCGGTCTACCTCACTGTCACCGGGACCTCAGCAGAGATGGGCGACGACGGTTCTGTGGGCCGTGGTAACCGCGCGAACGGTCTCATCACGCCGAATCGCTCGATGTCCATGGAAGCGACCTCCGGGAAGAACCCGGTCAATCACATCGGGAAGATTTACAACCTGCTCAGCACGCAAATCGCAGAGGACGTCGTCGCGAACGTAGCGGGCATCCGCGACCTGCGCATCCGCCTACTCTCCCAGATTGGTAAGCCAATCGACCAACCCCACGTCGCTGACGCCCGACTCGTCACCGAGGAAGGCGTTGAACTCGAAGATATCGAGGCGGACGTCCGGGCCATCATCGACCAGCGCCTCGCCAACGTGACCGACGTCACCCGACAGGTCATCGACGGCGAACTCTCCACGTTCTAA
- the cyaB gene encoding class IV adenylate cyclase has product MYEVEVKVRADHNAVREKLAACGATQVRTVTQRDTYYNAPDRDFAETDEALRIRTEMTDEETVTKVTYKGPLVEQESKTRKEAETVVADGETMDRILSGLGYAATATVEKRRVFYELDGYTVTLDDVTGLGEFVEVETEVEGAVEPAREGAYNVLEKLGVDPETQIRTSYLGLLLESNNSE; this is encoded by the coding sequence ATGTACGAGGTCGAAGTCAAGGTCCGGGCCGACCACAACGCCGTGCGCGAAAAACTCGCCGCGTGCGGCGCGACGCAGGTGCGCACCGTTACCCAACGAGACACCTACTACAACGCTCCCGACCGCGATTTCGCTGAGACTGACGAGGCACTCCGTATCCGAACCGAGATGACAGACGAGGAGACGGTCACGAAGGTGACCTACAAGGGACCGCTCGTAGAGCAGGAGTCGAAAACCCGCAAAGAGGCAGAAACCGTCGTCGCGGACGGAGAGACGATGGACCGCATCCTGTCCGGTCTCGGATACGCGGCCACCGCGACGGTGGAGAAGCGTCGAGTATTCTACGAGCTCGACGGCTACACCGTCACACTGGACGACGTGACCGGGCTCGGGGAGTTCGTCGAAGTCGAGACGGAAGTCGAGGGGGCGGTAGAACCGGCGCGAGAGGGGGCCTACAACGTACTGGAGAAATTAGGCGTGGACCCTGAGACCCAAATTCGGACGTCGTATCTCGGTTTACTGCTCGAATCGAATAACTCAGAGTAA